In the Callospermophilus lateralis isolate mCalLat2 chromosome 19, mCalLat2.hap1, whole genome shotgun sequence genome, AGAGTGACGATGTTGTTGATGGTGATGGTAATTTCTAACAGTGCACACCAACCCCGACAGCCACTTCCATAGAGCATCTTCCTGTTCCTTCATGTCAACCTGGTTAAGTATCATTAgtccctggggattgaacccaggggtgcctaaccacttaaccactgggccaggtccctaaccctttttgtttttgattttgagaaagggtctccctaagttgcttagggcttcattaaattgttgaggctggcctcgaacttgccatcctcttgcctcagcctcctgagcggctGGGATCATCAACCCCATTTTGAAGGCGAAGGCTCGAAGGTGCCAAAAGCTTATGGCATTCTCCTTGGGCTACGAGATCAATGAGGGGTCGAGCTGGCGTTCACCGAAGGATTGTTAACTCCAgaggccaggcccgtgccaccgGCTGCATCAGCTGGACCTCCCTCAATCCCCTGAAGGGCCCAGGACGCAGGAATGTGTTAAGTCCACTTTAAGACGGAGGAAACAGTTTCAGAGAGGAGTGTGATTCCCCGCGAGGACGCGGGGCTAGAAGGTGACAGGGCCTACGTCCAAGCCCAGCTCTGCCCTGCTTGCAGCAGGGGCCGCTCAGCGCTGACATGCAGAAGGGCCAGGCCTTAGATATCCTTAACTGTGCCTGCTGGGGAGAGTGGCCCTGCCCCTGGCACCCAGGGACCTCGGCTCGCTCTCCAAGGTGCTGAAAATCTGCCAGCTCCCCCCAACCCACCTCCCGCCACGGGCCTCTCCCCAGTGCCTCTGTGAGCCTGGGGGACACCCACCGCTGGCCGGCCGGTACCACATCTGCACACAGTCCTCCTCCTCCGGCCGGGCGTGGACCCCATCATCTGGCTGGCTGCCGTCCCAGTAGCTGTAGTCGTAAGAGGAGTTGTCCGTCCACTCAAACTGCCCTTCCTGGGACCCACGGGGAGGGAGGGAGCCAGGCAAGGAGAGGGCAGTCAGAGGTCTGTCCAGCTCAGCTGGGGTAGCATTCCAGCACCTTCCTCCCCTCCACCTCTGCCGGGAAGCCCTCCCTTCTCATCGGGTGCTCCTGCAGTGGATCTCCGCCACCGTGGCTAGTGCAATGAGCCTCGGGGGTCACCTGCTGCCCACAGGGAACCAGGCAGCAGCCCTGGGGTTCAGTCCCAGCTCTGCCCACGCGGCTCCAGTGCCCAGGACCCCAACGGACTCGCGGGTGGCAGGCCCTCCGCGTCTCTGTGGGTCCAGATGGTCTGCATCATTATTTTTTCCTGGTGTGGAACTACTCTGTCCGATTGTAGGAACAGTCCCGTTGGGAATCTGattgatgctacaataaacgtgcAAATTAACTGTGGGAACAAAGACTTCTCTGCAGTGTGTAGGAACAGGAGCCCTTTCCCCACTCATTCAGCTTTTTAGAAGACTGACCCCCACCAACACCGATGATCATGGAGCCCGTTTTTACGTCATGGAAATTGTGTGTTACTCCTGGGATGTGgtgcggggagagagagagaggttgagGCTGAGCTGCAGTCGGCGTTTCCTCTATCCACTTCCTAGCTCTGTGACCTGGACAAGTTAATCAACCTCTCTGAGTCTCCATTTCCGCACCTCTATAATGGAGCTACTACCTCCAGACAGTGGTTGTCAGGGTTGGATGGAGTCAAGGATGTGAAGGGATTAACACAGAGCTTAAcacagccatgaaaagaaaagaggaaaaaatctcGCAATCCTTTATCCTGTATCATTTGTTATGATTATCAGGACTTATAATACAAATTCCTTAAACTCCAATTTAATGTGATTGTCGTCTAACTTTAGTGTCGCTATTATAAATAGgaattttaggtttttttttttttttaaggttagaACTTCTAAATGGGTTCCTGACAGATTAATTCAGATTAATTTTGTTGGACGTGGTGGCTGATGCCTGTATTACCAGCagcttcggaggctgaggcaggaggatcatgagttcaaagccagcctcagcaaaagcaaggtgttaagcaactcagtgagaccctgtctctaaataaaatacagaatagggctggggatggggctcagtggtcgagtgcccctgagttcaatttccagtaaccccccaaatatatatacactaaTCCAGCCCCGCTGCTTCTTCAGCTATTTTGAAGCAATTTCCACCATCCTTCGTGGGCTCCTGTGCTGTGCCAAATACCATGCTAAGCCTTTCACATGCATTAACTCCTTTATAAAACAAGGCACTATTATCTCCGTTTCACAGACAGAAAAACCGAGGCTAAGAGAAGTTTTCAAAAAGTCCAGCGTCTCCTACCCACCAGTGAGTGCCAGCTCAGGTGGGTGAAGATCTACCCACCACAATAAAAGTCAGGAGCTGGACCCGGAACTCGGTTCCCTACTGAGCTCCAAGGCAGGGCAAGAGCGTAAGAATAGCCCCCCACCGCCCCCAGGGAAAGTCTGGGATGGATCTCAGGCGGTGACCATCCCAGGCAGGGGATGCAGCCGGAGTCACCTCCTCAGCCTTACTTCCCCCATTCACTCTGCCCACCCCGCCCCACCctgtcctccagccacactcatcTTCCTTAACAACCCTGAAGGTGCGGTCAGCTCTCCTGCCTCAGGACCTTGGCCCATGCTGTCCCCCCGACCTGTCTCTGGCTGGCTCAACTGATCTGTTAAACACAAGCTGAATTGTTTCTTGCCCAGAGGCTGCTGTGGCCCCGGGGTTTGCACAGCAGAAAGCCCGGCTGCAGGAGGCAGATGATTGATAGCTGCAGCCTCCGGCCTCTGGGTAGTCACCATCTTGCTGGAGCTGAGGGTGCGCTGCTGCCCCTTGGGACCCAGCCCTGTAGTCACACCAAGGCTACGCTCCTCCAGCCTGTTCCCAGGCAGGGACTCGGCAGGACAGGGGGACTAACGCTGGCTCAGCTGGGGGCTCCCCACCCGCCTAGCCAAGACCTCAGAACTGTGCTGTGGCAGCTCCTCCCCCTCCACTCTGCCTCCATGGGTCTCAGGTCCACAGTATTGTCCCCTGTGCCACCTGCTTTATATCTCACCCATCTTCCCTCCACAGTCTCTGAACCCTCTCATGTCTTGCTTCCAAGAACTCAAGTCCAAACAAGGGGCCTTCTCTGACCAGATTGTGCGGTCATATCGCCTTCTGTGACACGGATCCTGGGCTACCTGTGGCCTCGCGGTGTCTGGTTTCCCTCTTCACCGTGTCTCGCAGCAGGAGCCTGGCCCACGGGGGAGGGTTTGCTAAATAAAAAGGAGCCTTGGTCAGAGTCCCCGGGAGCCCGCTGCCCCCTCACCTGCCGATGATCGTGAAGGCCCGTCCAGATGTCCGTCGGGATGCCCGGCACACAGCTGTTCGCCAGGTCATACACAAAGACGTTCTCCTCCCAGCTGTGAGTGAGAGAAACGCGGGGCGCGTGAGTCCTACCTGGGCTCTTGGGGTGAGGGTGAAAATCGAAGGCGGCGCTCGCTAGATTCTCTGCACCAAGGAAGCCTGCTTTCCTAATCAGGTCGCCCGTATATGTGGCCTGCTTTCTTCTAAAAATTTAAATCCATTTAAGAAACGCTAGCAgacagcggggggggggggggggggttatgtTAAAGATATTACCAAGAGACATTGAAGGTGGGGGGGGGGCGTagagcacacctgtcatcccagcaatcaggaggctgaggcgggagggtcacaagttcaaagccagccccagcaacttagtgaggacctcagcaactcagcgagaccctgactctaaataaaatataaaaaaagggctggggctggggctccgtggttgagcgcccctgggttcaatccccgatgACTGCATGTGCACATAAAGTACCTTATTGAAATCTCCCCTGGCCACTTTTGTCCTTTACCCTGCCAGTGCGTATAGCGCCCTCTCTCTTCTACTCCATTCCCACAAGAACCAGGGGCAGCAAGATGGGCTTTTATTctagaagctaaggcaggaggatggatcgtTTGAGGCCAgcgtctgaggccagcctgggcaacatagggagacccaggctcagaaaaaaaagtttctttttctGACATATCATCTCCAGGTTCTTTTCTGTTTACCTGGACAGTTCATCTCTAGGCTAGAATTTGCACAGCCCTCTCAGCAAAACCAGTCCCTGCAGTGAAAGCAGCCCGACTTCCTTAAATGACATCCGTGTCTCCTTGGGGCCTTCTCAGTCCCTGTTTCAAAGACTTATCACATAGttcagcccccaaaagaaattgatgccaagaagaaaaaagaagtagAGATGGGTGGGTGGGCAGAagcatgggtgggtgggtggataggTAGAAGGATGGAAGGACAGATAGATGGCTGGACAGATAGAAAGGACAGACAGCTAACAGGCACATAGAGACCCGAGCGCTGATTCATGCCGGGTCTCTCTTGGTTTTTTACACATCCCGACACAAGGCAGGCACTGGGGCAGACATCACTGGCTGGACACCCCACAGCCACTCCTAATCCCTTTAGGAAGTCACATTTCCTTTTCCCAGCCTCCTTTGCAGCCAGCAATGGCCACAGGACCAAGTTTGGCCACCTGGATAGAAGGGAAAGTTCGCAGAGGGTATCAATGACGGGAGCGAGGTGTGGGAGAGGCCCAGTTTTCCCCACCGCCCTTCCTCCTTGGGTTGAAGCCAGGTGTGGACATGAAACTTGGGAACTCACCCAGTGCCCCCGATATCAGCGAGCCCATTAATGGTCATTTGCAGAAGTTAGAAGGGTGGGTGAAGGATGTGAGCAGAAGTGGGTGAGTATCGGTACACGTCACTCAAAGTGTTTACAGACCCAGACCGGCAGATCCGGCTGCATAAATGATTCCCATTATCATCCAATAAGTCATTATAAAACAATAATCATCAGCCCTCACACGTGACCAGTAAGTCACTTCCAACAGGATTATGGGGAGGGATCCCCAACAAGGTCTATGGGCTCTGGTTAGCTTCTTCCAAGTGACGGCTCTCTAAAGGCGGCCATCTTGCCTAGAACGTCGTCCACCATGAAAATATTTCCCTTTGCTCGAGGCGTTGGTGACCCATAAAAGTGCACATGGGTCCTCCTTTTAGTTCTGTGCTTGTGGAAGACACTGCTGATGGGTTCTGGGTCAGCAGCTCTCAGAATCCTGGACACGGCCCTCCAGGAAGTCACGTGTACAAGGGTTGCTTAGTGGATACTATTGGAACTGGAGAGGAGAGGGAGGCAAGGCTCCCTTGCATCCCTTGGAAAGATGGCCTGACATGGGAatgctaagggaaaaaaaaaaatctctctgagGTCCCTAGAACGATCATGAACGAAAATGACAGCAGTTTCCTGTATGGAGCCTGTGAGTTGGGCAAGCCCTGAGTGAGAACTTTAGATGGAGCATCAACTTTAGAGACCCACGACTTTTAAAGGTCAGCGTGGAATCTGCCTGCAAGCCACTACAGTGACGAGCCAAGCTGATTGGCCTGATTTCTTGTGTCTTCTGTACTGCCCCCCCCTTCTGACATCCGCCCTGGGATGACCTAGCACAAGAGCACTTACCAGACACTGGTGCCTTGCTCTCGGACTTCACAGCCTCCAGGACTGTGAGAACGGTTCATTATAAATGACCCaggctcaggtattttgttatagcagcacaacatGAACTAAGACAGTGGTTCAAGAGTCATTTGGAAACAAAGGATGGCTTCTCCATTAACAAAACACAGTGACCCTAAGACACAAGGAAACAATGCCCTTTCTTGGTGCATTATTATTATACAaaatagtggaattcattgtgatatattcatacatgctcaTGATTTAGTCAATTTCATTGCTCAGCATCTCCCCTTCCCACCCCTCCTGCCTGCCCTCCCACTGGGTCCTCTTCCTCTATTGTGTCTCCTGTCTATCTTCATGAGGTCCCCTTTccccttttcctctctagcttccacatatgagagaaaatacgtGACCCTGGACTTTGTGTCTGATTTATTTCCCTTAACCTGATgttttccagtttcattcattgAACTGAAAACCACATagttccattcttctttatggtcgaGTAAAACTCCCTTTTGTCTATAGTCTAGGTTTCCTTTATCCATTGATCTGCTGGTGGGTGCCTCGTCTGGTGGCATAACTTGGCTTTGTGAATTGCGCTGCTGTCACCTCGGGCATGCGTGCGTCTCTATCGTGTGACGACTTAACTTCTTTTGTATAAAGAGCAAGGAGTGGTGTGGCCGGGTCTCATGGTGGTCCCAGGCCTGGTCTCTGGAGGAACCTCCATTCTCCCTAGTGGTTGTActcatttacagtcccaccaacagtgtctaAGTGGAACCCACCAACGCTCTTTCTAACGTCAAGTCTCTGAGATCCATGAAGAACAGAGGCCAGTGGAGAGTTTGTAGTTTGAGAACCAAGGGGACCTGTTGCACCTGCTCCGAAAAACTCACAGACCTGCCGGAGGGTCAGCTCCGAAAGTTGTGGTTGAACTGTGCAGAGACAAGTGCTCTGGGGGGAGGGTGGGTAATGAATGGGACTAGGGGCCGGGGAGTCAGAGGTGGCTCTAGTGAAGGGGTGTTTTGGGAGCTACCCTGGGGGTAGCAGCAGGAGGAGGTAGGGAGGGAAGGGATCCCCAGCAGAGGAGACAGAATGTGCAAAGGCGAGGAGAACTGGGAGGGCTGGACCAGGCTGGAGAACCAGGTGGCCAGTGTGTCTGGGGCCTGGGAGACACAGGGGGGGAGGCCTTGTTGGGTGAGGGATGCAATGCAGCCCGAACCccctaaaaacaaaacagaacccaGTTCCACACTTCATAGCTTTGCAACTTTGCCCGAGTCAGTTACCTTTCTGGGTTCCTTTTCTGTAAGGTGAGAATATCTACCTAAAACCAGGGAGTCGTTACGTGATGAGGTTCATGAACCCATATCCAATAAAAGCCAGCTCTGATTCCCTGTGGCTCGGACATCGTGTTCTTTATACGTATGTTATGTCAGGGGCGTCTCTGGCCTATGATCCACAGCACAGCAGAGTGGACAAGATGGGCATTTATAAAGAGAGGTCTTCCAACGTGCTCTTGGCTACTGCTGCTAAATGCTTTGCCGTCGACTGCCAAGGATGAATTCAGTGAGAATTGGGCTGGATAAAGAGTAGTTTAATgatcaaagagaaaaatcagtggGAGACACTATCTTCCACTCCCTTTCCCACGTGGGACCTTGGTTGAACTGTGGAGGTCCGAGGGGTGGGAGGGGTGTCCACTCACCTGTGGATGGAGGCCAGTTTGGCGGATTTCCTGCCGATGGAGAACTCGGAACAGTGGAGGTCAGCCTCGGCCCAGGTCTTATTGAGAGGAAAGAATCGATAGCAGTGGCCTTTGAACTCCATCCAGAACAGGGGACACAGGGACGTCTGAGGCAGCTCTGGCAGGGCTGGGGACAGAGAGAAAATGGACCGGAAGAAAGGTTGGTGGTGCTCAAGTTGCTTCCATGATTTATTACGTattttttttcaagaatgaaaAGAACAGGTGCCCCGTCATGATAAATGTGGGGGTCTGCCTgtgatggtttggatatgaggtatccccagaAGTTCATGTGTCAGGCAATGCAGGAATGCTCAGAGGGGGAATGACTGGACCATGAGATCtgaaacctcatcagtggattaatccacttgatggattaTTAATTGGAAGGGATTCCTGGGTGGtacctgtaggcaggtggggcatggctggaagaagtGGGTCATTGGGAGTGTCCCCTTGGGGATGGAGAACTTACTGCTCTTTtgctgcttcctggctgctaCAAGCTGAGTGGCTTTCCATGCATgcctaaatttttcaaaattctaaGAGTAacttatggggctggggctggggctcagtggcagagctcttggttagcacgtgtgaggcatcgagttcgatcctcagcagcacataaaaataaataaatacaacaaaggtactgtgtccatctacaactaaaacaaacaaaaaaatttaaaggaacaTATCACTCTCAAACTTGGAAAAAGTGGATTCTTGGGCACATTTCCATTCTGTCGGGTTTGTACACAGTGACAGTTTTTAATGCAATTGTGATCATATGGATATAGGACAGGATTCTGTTTTCTAAAAATTAAGCAGTATCAGCATTTCCCCCATCAGGATACCTTTTTGTAAACATTAAATAGCTCTTAGCTGCTCTCCCGAGTGGCCCTTCTAGAGTTTATTTAATGATTCTCTCATTTGGGGATAATCagatttcttcctttaaaaaaaaaaaaaaacgattacAACATCACCAAGGTGAGCAGCCTTGAGCATAAAGCTTTTTCGGCCTTTCTGATGATTTTCTGAGAGATTTGGAAGGCTTTGATACAATTTGCTAAATTGCCTCCTGAAAGCAATTCATactaccacaggccacgtctgcgAGGACTCGTCTCCCTCTGCCCCGACCAGAGCCCGGTGTCATTATTTTCATGGCAATCTTTGCAAATTTTATAAGCAAAAAGATGGTATCTTGTTTCGATCTGCAGTTCTGGGTTCCCTGGTGAGGGTGCACATCTCCCCGCCTTTATCAACAGCTACAGCTAAGGGCTATTTATATCTTCTGCCCGTTAAGTGACTGGGGTTTCAGAATCCGCTGGTAACGCGGCAGAGCAACGCATAAGGGACCCACGTTGGAGATAATAATGCTCTCTCAAGTCTCAGCCCCTCAGAAAGCTTTtaggagagattttttttttttttcctggaaatcaCCACTCAAGGGGACTGACTGGGAGGGGCAGACAGGCCGAGGATCTTCCCCTCGCTGGGATGGACGGCTCATTTTCAAGGACATGCAGGGAGCCCAGACAAGTGGGGGGCTTTGTTAGCCTGGGCTGCCCAACCAGAGTCCTAGCCCCAGCTGTGCCTGAGTTTCCGTGAGACTCCAGAACATTCCTTTTCTTCTCGGCTGTCCAACTAGATGATCCCTGGGGTCCCTCCTATCCAGCCATGTGGAATCTGCCTGCAAGCCACTACAGTGACGAGCCAAGCCGATGGAGTCCTAAAGCAGTGGGTGACATTCACTGAGCATCTGTGCCGTGTTCAGCACACACAGGGATTGGGGGCCTCGACAGTGGAGTCGTCCTGTAACCAAGTGGCAGAGCAGGGACTTGAACTCTGCCCTCTCCACTCCAAAGCCTTTGTTTGAAAAGTGTGCGTCACGCTTCACTGTGGGAAATCAACAGGGCTCAGAATGGTTCATTGTATTGAGCCTATTTATCGGGCTAAATAAATTCGTGGAGGTGCGGGCCTCTAGAGCTTGCTCCTTGATAGCATGATTATTAGTGATTAGCTGCAAGGTTCTTGGAAATTGCTGAGATCAAATGCAAAACCAAAAGCGTGTGTGTCTAGGCGAGTAGGTGCCTCTGGGTGCTTTCTCTGGGGACAGAAAGGGACAGCCACTTTAATCAAGAGGGCTAGCTAAGCAGGCAGGTTCCAGGCCATCCTTCCCAGGACTGGTCAGAGCTGCTGGGCCTTCTCAGGGACCCAGGCTGACCCCTCCTACACTCCAGCAGCTGTGCCCCTTGGTCCTGGCGAACCCCACCCTCTTGGTCAATCTTGGCCAACAGTCTTTCTGCACGTGTCAGGATCAAAAATGGAACCAGGTGATTTTGGAATTTGCTTTTAATCCTTTTTCTGCAGAGCAAAGGGGGCCAGAACTCTGGTTAGCATGGCCAGAGTCTTCAGCCTGTCCCTCC is a window encoding:
- the Clec19a gene encoding C-type lectin domain family 19 member A, whose translation is MQRWGLWAAASLSLLCAQAFPQTDINISPALPELPQTSLCPLFWMEFKGHCYRFFPLNKTWAEADLHCSEFSIGRKSAKLASIHSWEENVFVYDLANSCVPGIPTDIWTGLHDHRQEGQFEWTDNSSYDYSYWDGSQPDDGVHARPEEEDCVQMWYRPASALRSWNDNACSRKFPFVCKIPPLSVN